The Oceanicaulis alexandrii DSM 11625 DNA segment ACAAGGTGTTCGCGGTCATGTGCCGATGAAAACTGTCTGCGCCCAGATCTTCGAGCTGGTCTTGTTCAAACACCGACGCGGAATTGACCAGCACGCCCACCGGCCCCAGCGCTTCATTGGCGCGGGCGATCAGCCCCGCCGCCTCTTCAGGCTGTGAGAGGTCCGCACCCAGAGCAATCGCCTTCACGCCGCTCTCTGACAACTCGGCCGCCAGCGCTTCTGCCTCGTCTGACGAGCTGTTGTAATGGATGATCACATCATGACCGTCCGCCGCCAGCGCCTCGATGAAAGCGCGGCCCAGACGCTTGGCGCCGCCTGTGACCAGGGCGGCGGGTTTGTCGCAGGTGTAATCGCTCATGATAATCCTATCTGCACTCTGTCAGCCCTCAGCGGTTTGGCGCGCCGGCAATCCGGCTTATACCGCTGTCAGAGAGATGGATGTAGAGGCCGCCTTATGAAACTCGACGCTCTGGCTGCACAAAACGCCGCGAACCCTCGCCCCGATTATGCGGGCGAACGGGTGAGCGTGCGCGTCAACCGCCTGCGCCTTGAGGCGGAAGTGGGCGTGTATGATTCAGAGCGCGGCCGCAAACAGCCCCTGGAAATCAGTCTGGAAGCGGAAGTCGCGCCCGAGGCCACCCACCCCCACGGCGCTTTGGGCGACGCAGTCAATTACGCCGCCATGGCCGAAACCGTGCGCCAGATCGTCGGCGCCGCCCATCATGATCTGCTGGAAGATCTGGCCCAAATCATCGCCGACACCCTGTTCGCCGATCCGCGCGTCAAACGCCTTGATCTGACGCTCGACAAGCTGACGGCGCTGGAGGATGCGCAGAGCGTGGGCGTCAGCCTCAGTCGCTGGCGCTGACGACTCAGTCCTTCGCGCCTATCTTAGGCCCATGGTCAAAGCCAATCGCCCCGACGCTCCGCCGCTAGACAAGACTTCTGACGCTGGCCCCAAGCCGGCGCCGAAGGAGTATCGCACCGGTCCGGAGATCATCGCCGACTATGTGAAGAACCTGTCCCAGGGACCGGGCGTCTACCGCATGTATGGCGCGGACGGCGAAGTCCTTTATGTGGGCAAGGCGAAAAAGCTCAAGAACCGGGTTTCGAGCTACGCCAAGTCCGGCGGCCACACCAATCGCATCGCCCTGATGATCTCGCTGACGCGATCCATGGAGTTCGTGCTCACGCGCACCGAGACCGAAGCGCTGCTGCTGGAAGCGAACCTGATCAAGCGCCTGAAGCCGCGCTTCAACATCCTGCTGCGCGACGACAAGAGCTTTCCCTACATCCTGATCCGGCGCGAGCATGAGAGCCCGCAGCTGGTCAAGCATCGCGGAGCCCGCAAGGCCAAAGGCGATTATTTCGGCCCCTTCGCCAGCGCCGGCGCGGTCAACAACACGCTGAACACGCTGCAAAAGGCGTTCGGAATCAGGACCTGCACCGACAGCACATATGAGGCTCGCACGCGTCCCTGCATGCTCTACCAGATCAAGCGGTGCGCCGGGCCGTGCGTCGACCTGGTCAGCCCGGCTGACTATGACGAGCTGGTGCGCGAAGCGAAGGATTTCCTGTCAGGACGCTCCAACGCCCTGCGTCAGCGGCTGCAGGACGAGATGACCGAGGCGTCAGAGACGCTCGATTTCGAGACCGCCGCCAAGCTGCGCGACCGTATCCGCGCCATCGCCGCCGTCACAAGCCAGCAAGACGTCAATCCCGATGGCGTTGAAGAGGCGGACGTGATCGCCCTGCATCAGGAGGGCGGGAAGACCTGCGTACAGATCTTCTTCTTCCGCGCCGGTCAGAACTGGGGCAATCGCTCTCTGTATCCAAAGCACGAAGCCGATGCCTCCACCGATGAAATCCTCGCCGCCTTCATCGCCCAGTTCTATGACGACAAACCCGCCCCGCGTCTGATCCTGACCGGAGAAGACCCGCAGCAATCCGAGCTGCTGGCTGAAGCGCTGAGCTTGCGCGCCGGGCATTCCGTGGAGATCAAGACGCCGCTCCGCGGCTCGAAAAAGGCGCTGGTCGAAGCGGCGGAGCGCAACGCCAAGGAGGCCCTTGGCCGGACGCTGGCGGAAAGCCAGTCCCAGGCGAAATTGCTGGACGGTGTGGCGAAGGTTTTCGAACTCGAAGAGCGCCCCGACCGGATCGAGGTTTATGACAACTCCCACATTCAGGGCACGAACGCGCTCGGCGCCATGATCGTGGCAGGTCCGGACGGCTTTGATAAACAGAGCTATCGCCGGTTCAACATGAAGGGCGACGACGCGGCCACCAATGATGACTTCGCCATGATGAAGGCGATGCTCCGGCGCCGTTTCATGAGGCTGCAGAAAGACCGAGAGGACGGCGCGCCGGTTCCCGACCTGATTCTGATCGATGGCGGCAAGGGTCAGCTCTCCTCGGTGATGGAGGTGATGGAAGAGCTGGGCGTGGACGATGTGGCGGTCGCCGCGGTCGCCAAAGGACCGGACCGGGATGCAGGACGTGAAGTCTTCTACATGCCGGGCAAGCCGCCGATCCGCATGGCGATGAATGATCCGGTGCTCTATTACCTGCAGCGCATTCGTGACGAGGCCCACCGCTTCGCCATTACCGGCCACCGGGCCAAACGCGCCAAGCAGATGCGCGAAAATCCGCTAGACGACATTGCGGGCGTCGGGGCCAACCGTAAAAGCGCATTGCTGAAGCATTTCGGCTCGGCGAAAGCAGTCTCTCGCGCCAACTTGGCGGATCTGGAAGCGGTGGACGGCGTCTCCAAGGCGCTGGCCCGCAAAATCTACGAGCATTTTCATGAATAGCCTTCTGCGCCACTCGCCTAACGCCCTGACCCTGGCGCGGGCTCTCGCCGGGCCGCTCGGCGCCATCTTGCTGGTGCAAAGCTCTCAGGCCAGCGTGGAAAGTGAGGCTGTGCGTCTGGGGCTTTTCGCCGCTCTGATATTCATCATCGCTGCGCTGACAGACTGGCTCGATGGCTGGCTGGCGCGCCTTCTGAACGCGGAAAGCGCGCTCGGCGCCTTGCTAGACCCGATCGCCGACAAATGCCTCGTGGGCGCTTATCTGATCGCCTATTGCGCGATCAGCGGTTTTGACGCCTATCTGGTTTTGCCCGTCCTGGTCATTGTGGGACGTGATGTCGCAGTTACGGTCCTGCGCTTTGTTCGCCCCTCTCCTGGCACACTGCACGTGACACTCATGGCGAAGACCAAGACTGCGCTGCAAATGCTTATAACTGCAGCCCCTTTTGTGTTGATCTCTATGGGCTTTCGCGATGTGGCCGCCTGGTATCATTACTGGATCGGCGCGGTCTGGTTCCTGGCGCTGGTGACCGCCTGGTCAGCCTGGCCTTATTGTCGAGCCGCACTCAGACATTGAGCAGCGATCACCGCAGTGGTGAAGCGAGCTGTTAACCATCCCGGCACGAGTGTCACTGTGCGCTGAACGGGCGCGATTCACAGTCAGCTTTGCAGGGCCCCATGTCCTATTCGATTGATTTCAAAACCCGCGTCGCCTTCATGAAAATCGAGGAGGAGGAACGGGAATTGTTGCGGCGGCTCAAGCCGGTCATAGAGCGTGAGTTCCCGTCCATTCTTGATGCGTTTTATGAACACCTCAAAGGCTGGCCAGAGATCTACGGCATGTTCGGCGGCGAGGCTGGCGTCAAGCACGCCCGATCCAAGCAGCTGGAGCACTGGCTCAGGATCGCTGACGCCAAGTTTGACGAGGACTACGCCCGCTCCGTAACGGCGATCGGCAATGCGCACGCCCGTTTGAAGCTCCAGCCGCAATGGTATTTCGGCGCCTACAACTTCCTGATGATGGACCTGATCCAGGCCGTGCTCGACGAGCGCCGCAAACAGGGCGGCCTCAACGGTTGGCGCAGCCATGCTGAAGCGGCCCGCAAGCGGGTTTCGGTTCTGGTCAAAGCGGTCATGCTCGATATGGAGCTGGTGCTGAGCGTCATCTATGAGCGCCAGAACGAAGAACGACTGGAGATGTTTGACACGCTCGCCAACGAGATGGAGGCCCAGATCGGCGTCATCTCCGATACACTGGCGAAAACCTCCACCCATCTGGCCGACAGCGCGCGCACCATGGCGAAGGACGCCGAGACCTCGTCTCAACAGGCCTCAACCGTCGCCGCCGCCGCCGAAGAAGCCACGGCGACCGCACAGAGCGTAGCGGGCGCCTCGTCAGAGCTGACCAAGGCCATCCAGGAAATCTCCTCCAGCGCCGGTGAAGCCGCGGACGGGTCCTCGAAAGCCGCCGAGCAGGCTGAGAAGACTCGCATAACCATGAACACGCTTGATGAGGCCGCCCAGAAAATCGGTGAGATAATCACCCTGATTACGGGCGTCGCGGAGCAGACCAACCTGCTGGCGCTGAACGCCACAATCGAAGCCGCCCGCGCCGGAGACGCCGGCAAGGGCTTTGCGGTCGTGGCCAGCGAAGTGAAATCCCTGGCCGGTCAAACCGCCAAGGCGACCGACGAAATATCACAACAAATCAACAACATCCAAACCGTTGTGAAGAGCGCGGTCGAAGCCATCGAGGATGTGGCCCGCTCCGTCGATCGCGTGAATGGGGTCTCCACCTCAATTTCCGCTGCGGTCGAAGAACAGAACGCTGCGACCGCCGAGATCAGCCGCAACACCGAGCAGACCGCCCAGAGCGCCGGTTCCGTGTCACAGACGATAGTGGGCGTGCTGAGCAGCGTGCAAAGCACCGCCAGCTCTGCTCAAGGCCTGGTGCAGTCGTCAGACGACCTCGGGCGACAGGCGGACAAGCTGCGGGAAGACGTGGCTCAATTCCTCAAGCGTCTGAGAGCCGCCTAG contains these protein-coding regions:
- the folB gene encoding dihydroneopterin aldolase, encoding MKLDALAAQNAANPRPDYAGERVSVRVNRLRLEAEVGVYDSERGRKQPLEISLEAEVAPEATHPHGALGDAVNYAAMAETVRQIVGAAHHDLLEDLAQIIADTLFADPRVKRLDLTLDKLTALEDAQSVGVSLSRWR
- a CDS encoding globin-coupled sensor protein → MSYSIDFKTRVAFMKIEEEERELLRRLKPVIEREFPSILDAFYEHLKGWPEIYGMFGGEAGVKHARSKQLEHWLRIADAKFDEDYARSVTAIGNAHARLKLQPQWYFGAYNFLMMDLIQAVLDERRKQGGLNGWRSHAEAARKRVSVLVKAVMLDMELVLSVIYERQNEERLEMFDTLANEMEAQIGVISDTLAKTSTHLADSARTMAKDAETSSQQASTVAAAAEEATATAQSVAGASSELTKAIQEISSSAGEAADGSSKAAEQAEKTRITMNTLDEAAQKIGEIITLITGVAEQTNLLALNATIEAARAGDAGKGFAVVASEVKSLAGQTAKATDEISQQINNIQTVVKSAVEAIEDVARSVDRVNGVSTSISAAVEEQNAATAEISRNTEQTAQSAGSVSQTIVGVLSSVQSTASSAQGLVQSSDDLGRQADKLREDVAQFLKRLRAA
- the uvrC gene encoding excinuclease ABC subunit UvrC is translated as MVKANRPDAPPLDKTSDAGPKPAPKEYRTGPEIIADYVKNLSQGPGVYRMYGADGEVLYVGKAKKLKNRVSSYAKSGGHTNRIALMISLTRSMEFVLTRTETEALLLEANLIKRLKPRFNILLRDDKSFPYILIRREHESPQLVKHRGARKAKGDYFGPFASAGAVNNTLNTLQKAFGIRTCTDSTYEARTRPCMLYQIKRCAGPCVDLVSPADYDELVREAKDFLSGRSNALRQRLQDEMTEASETLDFETAAKLRDRIRAIAAVTSQQDVNPDGVEEADVIALHQEGGKTCVQIFFFRAGQNWGNRSLYPKHEADASTDEILAAFIAQFYDDKPAPRLILTGEDPQQSELLAEALSLRAGHSVEIKTPLRGSKKALVEAAERNAKEALGRTLAESQSQAKLLDGVAKVFELEERPDRIEVYDNSHIQGTNALGAMIVAGPDGFDKQSYRRFNMKGDDAATNDDFAMMKAMLRRRFMRLQKDREDGAPVPDLILIDGGKGQLSSVMEVMEELGVDDVAVAAVAKGPDRDAGREVFYMPGKPPIRMAMNDPVLYYLQRIRDEAHRFAITGHRAKRAKQMRENPLDDIAGVGANRKSALLKHFGSAKAVSRANLADLEAVDGVSKALARKIYEHFHE
- a CDS encoding CDP-alcohol phosphatidyltransferase family protein, with translation MNSLLRHSPNALTLARALAGPLGAILLVQSSQASVESEAVRLGLFAALIFIIAALTDWLDGWLARLLNAESALGALLDPIADKCLVGAYLIAYCAISGFDAYLVLPVLVIVGRDVAVTVLRFVRPSPGTLHVTLMAKTKTALQMLITAAPFVLISMGFRDVAAWYHYWIGAVWFLALVTAWSAWPYCRAALRH